Proteins encoded by one window of Brienomyrus brachyistius isolate T26 chromosome 1, BBRACH_0.4, whole genome shotgun sequence:
- the LOC125704951 gene encoding CTD small phosphatase-like protein isoform X2 — MDSTSIITQVANPKDEEIVCNQEKASQSDGSLKIKRKRSIFGTFLCCLRDYNVEPVQSNHGSRALVLPAGENGTPAKSPVKYLLPERNTSDYGKNCVVIDLDETLVHSSFKPISNADFIVPVEIDGTVHQVYVLKRPHVDQYLQKMGELFECVLFTASLAKYADPVADLLDKWGVFRARLFRESCVFHRGNYVKDLSRLGRELSSVIIVDNSPASYIFHPENAVAVQSWFDDMTDTELLDLIPVFEALSVEEDVCSALRSLRGR, encoded by the exons CCTCGCAGTCGGACGGCAGCTTAAAgataaagaggaagaggagcatcTTTGGCACCTTTCTCTGCTGCCTACGCGACTACAATGTGGAGCCGGTACAATCCAACCACGGCTCCAGGGCCCTGGTGCTCCCCGCTGGGGAGAACGGTACTCCAGCAAAG TCCCCAGTGAAATACCTCCTTCCTGAAAGGAACACATCAGACTACGGCAAGAACTGTGTGGTGATTGACTTGGACGAAACATTGGTGCACAGCTCCTTTAAG cCTATTAGCAATGCCGATTTCATCGTCCCTGTGGAGATCGATGGCACGGTTCACCAG GTCTACGTGCTGAAGCGGCCACACGTGGATCAGTACCTGCAGAAGATGGGTGAGCTCTTCGAGTGCGTGCTCTTCACGGCCAGCCTAGCCAAG TACGCAGATCCAGTAGCAGACCTGTTGGATAAGTGGGGCGTGTTCCGGGCTCGGCTGTTCCGAGAGTCCTGCGTCTTTCACCGCGGCAACTATGTGAAGGACCTCAGTCGCTTAGGAAGGGAACTCAGTAGTGTCATTATAGTAGACAACTCACCGGCTTCCTACATCTTCCACCCTGAAAATGCA GTCGCGGTTCAGTCGTGGTTCGACGACATGACAGACACGGAGCTCCTGGACCTGATCCCAGTCTTCGAGGCCCTGAGTGTGGAAGAAGATGTGTGCAGTGCTCTCAGAAGCCTGAGGGGCAGGTAG
- the LOC125704951 gene encoding CTD small phosphatase-like protein isoform X1, which translates to MDSTSIITQVANPKDEEIVCNQEKASQSDGSLKIKRKRSIFGTFLCCLRDYNVEPVQSNHGSRALVLPAGENGTPAKHDQVPVLPTSSSPVKYLLPERNTSDYGKNCVVIDLDETLVHSSFKPISNADFIVPVEIDGTVHQVYVLKRPHVDQYLQKMGELFECVLFTASLAKYADPVADLLDKWGVFRARLFRESCVFHRGNYVKDLSRLGRELSSVIIVDNSPASYIFHPENAVAVQSWFDDMTDTELLDLIPVFEALSVEEDVCSALRSLRGR; encoded by the exons CCTCGCAGTCGGACGGCAGCTTAAAgataaagaggaagaggagcatcTTTGGCACCTTTCTCTGCTGCCTACGCGACTACAATGTGGAGCCGGTACAATCCAACCACGGCTCCAGGGCCCTGGTGCTCCCCGCTGGGGAGAACGGTACTCCAGCAAAG CATGACCAGGTTCCGGTCCTTCCTACCTCTAGC TCCCCAGTGAAATACCTCCTTCCTGAAAGGAACACATCAGACTACGGCAAGAACTGTGTGGTGATTGACTTGGACGAAACATTGGTGCACAGCTCCTTTAAG cCTATTAGCAATGCCGATTTCATCGTCCCTGTGGAGATCGATGGCACGGTTCACCAG GTCTACGTGCTGAAGCGGCCACACGTGGATCAGTACCTGCAGAAGATGGGTGAGCTCTTCGAGTGCGTGCTCTTCACGGCCAGCCTAGCCAAG TACGCAGATCCAGTAGCAGACCTGTTGGATAAGTGGGGCGTGTTCCGGGCTCGGCTGTTCCGAGAGTCCTGCGTCTTTCACCGCGGCAACTATGTGAAGGACCTCAGTCGCTTAGGAAGGGAACTCAGTAGTGTCATTATAGTAGACAACTCACCGGCTTCCTACATCTTCCACCCTGAAAATGCA GTCGCGGTTCAGTCGTGGTTCGACGACATGACAGACACGGAGCTCCTGGACCTGATCCCAGTCTTCGAGGCCCTGAGTGTGGAAGAAGATGTGTGCAGTGCTCTCAGAAGCCTGAGGGGCAGGTAG